The stretch of DNA GCGACGGCGGAAAGCTAGCCCCCGTCGGCCGCCCGCACGTCCAGGTCGCGCCCGTTGAGCACCGTGCCGTCCCTGGCGATCGTGATGACGTGCATGCCCGTATCGGTCAGGCCCAGGCGCTTGAGCTGTTCCGGCGACACCCGCAGGAAGTACTCGCCCGGGAAGATCGCGCCGATGACGAATAGCGCAGCATGCCGTCGGCGAAGCGCTCGCCCTCGCCCGGGGTGTCGGCCGCCTCGAACTGGCCGGCATCCGTCATGCGGCGGTTGACCAGCGAAATGCGGTAGCTGGCCGGCTTCGTGCCGTTGTTGATCAGTTCGACCTGGGCGGCGCGCTGGTTCTTGTCGAACACGATGCGGGTCGGATGCAGCATGAGATCCGCCTGCGCGGGCCAGGACAGGGCCAGCAGGATCATGGCCAGCAGGGCGCACAGCGCCAGGCGAGTACGGCGCGAGCCCGGCAGGCCGAAGCGCGGGGCGAACATCGGGGAATCCATGGTGAGGAACCTACTGAAAATTGACGGTCAGGGGAAACGAACCGGAATACGTCCCGGCTGGCTGGTTCGGCGCCACGGTCAGGGTCGCGCCGATCGACAGGGTGGTGCCGCCAGTCGGCACCGAGAGGATATTCGTTGGGTTGTTGACGAAATTGTTGACAGCCATGCTGTTGGTGCCGCTGCTCAGGCGAATACTGCCGTTGGCGGGCACCGAGATCACGACCGCCTTGTTGCTGCCGCCGTTGCTGCTGCGGCCCACGGTGAAACCGGCCTGTCCCGTCGACGGGGAATTGAGGAGCACGACGCCGCCGGTGCGGGAACGGACGCCCGCAGGGCTGACGGTGATGGTGCCGCCGGTGCCGGCGACGAAGCGGCCGAAATCGAGGCCGCGCGTGTTGTTGAGTACGATCTGCTGGGCATGGACCCCGGCAATCGCGCAGAGTCCTGCCAGCGCCGCCAGCACTTTCGTGCCGGCGGGCCTGGGGAAACGGTAGTGGCGTACCGGCATGGTCGGGTGCAGGCTGGGCCGCTACCGCGGCGCTCAGTTGTACTCGACGGTGGCGGTGACCGAGCCGGCATAGGTGCCGGCCGGCTGGTTAGCGCTGACGGTCAGTACGCCGCCGACGAAGATCGACTGGGCGCCGCCACTGCTCAGGGTACCGGTCGCCACGTCGTCGCTGGTAATCGCGCTGGCGCTGGTGTCGCCGATCCGGATGAAGGCCATGGTGTTGCTGCCATCGCTCAGCGTGGCGGCGCCGCTGAAGGCGATCGAGTAGGTCAGGGACGCCGAACCGGACACGTCGAAACGGGCCGCGCCCGCGGTGCCGCCCGCCAGCGTCACGCCGCCACCGGCGGTGCGGGCACCGCCCGGCGTGAGGGTGACGGTGCCGCCCGTTGCGCCGGCTGCGAAGCTGCCGAACGACAGGTTGACCGGTGCGGTGATCGAGATCGGGTGACCACGGTGCTGGTCGAGGTGGCGGTGGCCTGGGCGGCAATCGCGCTGCCGGCAGCGGCGGTCATCGCCAGTGCAAGGGCAGCGAGGGACAGGTTGGTGAGGCGAGCTTGCTTGGACATGCTGGTCTTCCTTCAGATAGTGATGGAGCGTATGTTGCGAGCGAGGCTGCTTAGTACGAACCGGACTATAAGTGTCACGGAAGAAACTATAAACGTTGCCATTCGGTATCGTTTTGCTATGTTGCAAGAAAATAATACCGACTTATTGCGAAAAATCATGACAAAGGTATTCAGAAACGCCAAAGATTGTTGTCAATTTCATCAATAAATGTTAATTGAACACATCTTTAGTGAGCGTGCTCCTGACGGCTCAATGTATTCACTCGCACATGACGTATCTTTATGGGGAGTTCGCTACGGATGGTGATGTAGGATGTTTCCTACAAAAAGTGTATGCTGCCAGGATAAATTCGATGTCCTCAGGCCGGACGTTGTTGCCATCCAACGTTCGTCAGCCTGAAAAAACAAAAGGCCATCCCAAGAGATGACCTTTGCCGACGAAAGAGAAACCGCAAGGTTGCCGTGTCAGCGGCGCAAGGCGCGCGCGACTTCGACGCAGTGGGCCACCTGTGCGGCGACCGGCGGCGGAACCGGAACCTCGCCGCGCAGGGCGGCCGCGATCCAGGCCGCGGTGGTGGCCGCGTCGCGCGCCTCCGGGACCTCGGCCAGCTGGTCGGTGGGGGCGTCGCGTTCGACCAGCAAGCTGCGTTGGCCGCCGTGGAACCAGTCGATCCGCGGGGCGCGGTGCGGATTGGCGACGGTCTCCCCTTCGGTGCCGCGCATCAGGAAGGCGTCGCCGCGCTCGGGCGGGGCGGCCGTCGTGAAGTACGCGCCCAGCGTCTCCAGGTATTCCGGATGGGTGTAGGACACGAGACGCAGCGCCGGCCCTTCGAAAGGCTGCAGGATCTTGACCAGGGTATGGGTCGAGTTGCGTACCCCGAGGATGCGGCGCAGCGACAGCATGTGGGCCAGGCTCGGCGCGAGGTTCTCGATCGGGATGAAGGCGGGACGGCGGCTGGCGAAGGCATCGAGGATGTCGGCGCTCGACCCGGCTTCGGCCAGGCCGAGTTCGAGCAGGATCTCGCTGGTGGTGATGCGGCCCGGGTCCTTGCGGACGCCATGCACCAGGGTCGGCACGCCCTCGCGCGCCAGCAGCAGGGCCAGAAGCGGGGTCAGGTTGGCCAGCTTGCGCGCGCCGTTGTAGCTCGGAATCAGGACCGGGGCATGGTCTCCCGGCGGGCTCGGCAAGGGAGCGAACGCGCTTTCCGCCGCATCCATGAAGCCGGCCAGTTCCTCCACCGACTCGCCCTTGATGCGCATCGCCAGCAGGATCGCGCCCAGCTCCAGGTCGGAAACGCGCCCTTCCAGCATGGCCGCGTACAGGGCGCGGGCATCCTCGCGCGACATGCTGCGCGCACCTTTCACGCCACGGCCGATTTCCTTGATGAAAGGGGCGGCGGCGAAGCGATCGATGTTCTTGTCCATGGCGCAAGGATACAACGCCTGTGCGCGGCCCGTGCGCGCCGGCCTGAGTTTTTGGGCCTTGGTGTGCAAGTGCAGCATTTTCGGTCTACACTGAATATTCCCTTTAGAAACCATCGCACCATGATCAACACGCCTGCCATTGAAAATACCAACGTCAGTTCGTTCGGGCAGATGCCGACGCCGACCGAACTCCACGCCACGCTGCCCCTGTCCGACAAGGCCTTTGCCACCGTCATGGCGGGCCGCGAAACGCTGCGCAACATTCTCGACCGCAAGGACAAGCGCCTGTTCGTGGTGGTCGGGCCCTGCTCGATCCACGATCCGGAAGCCGGCCTGGATTATGCGCGCCGCCTCAAGGCGCTGCAGGCCGACGTGGCGGACACGATGGTGCTGGTGATGCGCGTGTATTTCGAGAAGCCGCGCACCACCACCGGCTGGAAGGGCTATATCAACGACCCGTTCATGGACGATTCGTTCCGCGTCGACGTCGGCATGGAGCGCGCACGCCGCTTCCTGCTCGACGTGTGCGAACTGGGCCTGCCCACCGCCACCGAAGCGCTGGACCCGATCTCGCCGCAGTACCTGGGCGATTTGATTGCCTGGACCGCGATCGGGGCCAGGACCACCGAGTCGCAGACCCACCGCGAGATGTCCTCCGGTCTGTCGACCCCGGTCGGCTTCAAGAACGGCACCGACGGCGACGTCTCGATCGCGATCAATGCCGTGCTGTCCTCGGCCAACCCGCATGCCTTCCTGGGCATCAACGGCCAGGGTACGGTGTCGATCGTGCGCACCAGCGGCAATGCCTACGGCCACGTGGTGCTGCGCGGCGGCGGCGGCCGTCCCAACTACGATTCGGTGTCGGTGGCGATCGCCGAGCAGGCGCTGAACAAGGCCGGGCTGCCGGCCAACCTCGTGGTGGATTGCTCGCATGCCAACAGCTACAAGAAGCCGGAACTGCAACCGCTGGTGATGTCGGACGTGATCCAGCAGATCCGGCACGGCAACCGCTCGCTGGTCGGCGTGATGATCGAATCGAACATCGTCAGCGGCAGCCAGGCGATTCCGGAAGACCTGACGCAGCTGAAGTATGGCTGCTCAGTGACCGACGGCTGCATCGGCTGGGAAGAGACCGAGGCGATGCTGCGTAGTGCGCACAAGGAACTGTTGCAAAGACCTTAAGGCTTTTCGTAGGGTGTTCGGCTCTGCCGAACGCGCGTTCACATCACGCATGCGTAGACGCATCGATGATTCATACCCTGGTTGAACGCGCGGACGGCGGAGCCGTCCACCCTACGGTAAAATCGTTGTTTTTCCCTCCTGCTGTTTCCCCCCATGATTGTTCTCGGCGTCGAATCCTCCTGCGATGAAACCGGCCTGGCTCTGTACGACACCGAGCGCGGCCTGCTGTCCCATGCCCTGCACTCGCAGGTGGCCATGCACGAAGAGTACGGCGGCGTGGTGCCGGAACTCGCTTCGCGCGACCATATCCGCCGCGCCCTGCCGCTGCTGGAAGAGGTCTTGAAACGCGCCGACCTTTCCGCGCCACGCATCGATGCCATCGCCTACACCCAGGGCCCCGGGCTGGCCGGCGCACTGCTGGTCGGCTCCTCGCTAGCCTGCTCGCTGGCCCTCGCCCTCGACAAGCCGGTGCTGGGCGTGCACCACCTGGAAGGCCACCTGCTCTCGCCCCTGCTGGCCAGCGAGCGCCCGGAATTCCCCTTCATCGCCCTGCTCGTCTCGGGCGGCCACACCCAGCTGATGCGGGTGGACGGCGTCGGCCGCTACACCCTGCTGGGCGAGACCCTCGACGATGCCGCCGGCGAAGCCTTCGATAAATCGGCCAAGCTGCTGGGCCTGGGCTATCCGGGCGGGCCGGCGATCTCGCGCCTGGCCGAGTTCGGGGACCCGCTTGCCTACACGCTGCCGCGCCCGATGCTGCATTCGAAGGACTTCAACTTCAGCTTCTCGGGCCTGAAAACCGCCGTGCTCACGGTAGTGAAGAACCACGAGGAAAAAGTGGTGGCGAATATCTGCGAGCAGGACAAGGCCAACATCGCACGCGGCTTCGTCGACGCCATCGTCGAGGTCTTGACCGCCAAGTGCGTGAACGCGCTGAAACACACGGGCCTGAAGCGCCTGGTGATCGCCGGCGGCGTCGGCGCCAACCGCCAGCTGCGCGAATCGCTCAATGCCGCGGCCGCCAAGCGCAAGTTCAGGGTCTATTATCCGGAGCTGGAATTCTGCACCGACAACGGCGCCATGATCGCCTTCGCCGGTGCCATGCGCCTCGAGCGCAACCCGGATCTGGCCCAGCGCGACTACGCTTTCAACGTGCGTCCGCGCTGGCCGCTCGACGAGCTGGAAGCCGCCTGACCAGCCCTTTTACCGTGTTTTCAACATTGAACTTGCAAGCCTGACATCGATCCTACGGTGTGACCGCCCCTTGCCAAACGATGGCAATATCCGACGGTTAAGTTTTACGGAGGGTCTGCGATGCGCGTTGTAAGTTGGAACATTCGTTGGGGTTGTGGCAAGGACGGCCGGATACGGATTCATGCGATCATCGACGTCCTGCGGCGGCTGAATCCGGATGTCGTGTGTCTGCAGGAAGTCGCGGCCAATCACTCGGAACTGGAAGGCAGCGCCACCGCCAACCAGTTCAAGCAGCTGGGCGGCGCCTTCGGCGGCTACCACGCGATGGAGCATGCTCCGAGCGAACTCTACAAGAACAACTCGCCCCGCCTGTTCGGCAACCTGATCCTCTCGCGCTACCGCATCTCGCAGGTGCACCGCCACCTGCTGCCCTGGCCGGCCGATCCGGAGAACCCGGCCGGCATGCCGCGCGGCCTGATGGAAACCGTGATCGACGCGCCCAGCGGCAAGCTGCGCCTGATGACCACCCACCTCGAGTACTATTCGGCGCTGCAGCGCAGGGCGCAGGTGCAGCGCATCCGCGAACTGCACGCCGAAGCCAGCGCCCGCGCCCGCATCTTCCAGCCGGACCCGAGCCTGGATGCGCCCTTCCGGCTGGGTTTTCGTCCGGCATCGAGCATTCTTTGCGGCGATTTTAATTTCACCCCGGATTCGAGCGACTACCAGGCCATGCTGGCGCCGATCGACGGCGCCCCGGCTTTCGTGGACGCCTGGCGCGTCGCCCACGGCGGCGTGGCGCGCGCCCCGACCACCGGCCTGCACGGCTATCCGTGGCCGGACAAGCCGGACTGCTACGACTACTTCTTTGTCACCGACGACCTGGCGCCGCGCGTAGTGACGGTCGACGTGCAATCCGAGACCGCGGCGTCGGACCACCAGCCGGTCGTGCTCGACCTGAAATAATGCTTACTGCGCGGGTGCGTCGCCGCGCGCCGCGATCTCGCGCAGCGCCTGCTCGAACACTTCCGGCGGCTGGCCGCCCGAGATCAGGTGGCGCTGGTTGATGATGATGGCCGGTACCGAGTGGATGCCGGCGCGCTGGAAGAACTGCTCGCGCTCGCGCACCTCCTCGGCATACTCATCGGACTCCAGGATGCGCTTGGCCCGCTCGCGGTCCAGGCCGACCCGCTCGACGACGTCCAGCAGCACGTCGTGGCAGCTGGGGTCCTGGCAATGGCTGAAATAGGCTTCGAACAGGCCCATCTTGAGGTCGCGCTGGCGGCCCTCTTCCTCGGCCCAGGACAGCAGGCGGTGGGCATCGAAGGTGTTGTAGATGCGGCCGCGCCGCTCCATGTCGAAACTGAAGCCGACGTCCGCGCCGCGCTGGCGGATCATCTCGCGGCTGCTGGCCTGCTGCTCGGCGGTGGCGCCGTATTTCTCGGTGATGTGCTCGACGATGTCCTGGCCGTCCGGCCCCATGTTCGGGTTCAGCTCGAAGGGCTGGAAATGCATGTCGGCCGCGATCTCTCCCTTGACGCGCGCAAGCGCCAGTTCCAGCGAGCTCAGGCCGATCGCGCACCAGGGGCAGGAGACGTCCGAGACGAAATCGATGCGAAGTTGTTTGCTCATGGAGGTGCCACCTTTCTGGTTCGTTGCGGCACCGCAGGTGCCTGATGGCGATATGGTAACGCGATGCGGCTTTTTCGGTGCGCCATGAAAAATGGGGGAGCATTGCTCCCCCATGTTGCCGGCAGACGCTCGCCTTATTTCCTGGCCGCGCCCTTGGCCTTGCTGCCGATCTTCGATTCCTTGCCCGCCATCAGGTTGCCGATATTGCTGCTGTGGCGCCACAGGAGCAGCAGGCTCATGGCCGCCACCGCGAACAGGATCTCGTCCGCTCCGAACAGCAGGCCGTAATAGAAGGGCGCGAAGATCGACGCGATCAGCGCCGCCAGCGAGGAGTAGCGGAAGGCATAGGCCACGATCAGCCAGGTCGCCAGCGTCGCCAGGCCCAGCCAGACGTTAATGCCGAGCAGCACGCCGAGCGCGGTCGCCACGCCCTTGCCGCCGACAAACTTGAAGAACACCGGCCACAGGTGCCCCAGGAACACGGCGATCGCGACCAGGGCGATGCCGCCGTCATCGAGGCCGTACTGCGGCCCGAACTTGACCGCCAGCCAGACCGCGAGCCAGCCCTTGGCGGCGTCGCCGACCAGGGTCGCGATCGCGGCCTTCTTGCTGCCGCTGCGCAGCACGTTGGTGGCGCCCGGGTTCTTGGAACCGTAGGTGCGCGGGTCGGACAGGCCGAAGGCGCGGCTCATCACGACTGCGAAGGAAATCGAGCCGATCAGGTAGGCGGCAATGGTGGCGATCAGGGTGTTCATGTCACTTTCTTACTGTTTGTCGGTACGGATACTGGGCGCTCGGACTATACACAGTGAGCATGCCCTTTGGCAATCATTCCGCCAGCGCGCACTGCACCGGCTTGGCGCCCAGCGTCGTGGTCAGCACGCCGGGGGCGATCCCGACCAGGTAACCGCGGCGGCCGCCGTTGATGTAGATCTTGTCCAGGGCCAGGATCGATTCCTCGACGTACACCGGCATCGCCTTGCGGATGCCGAAGGGCGAGGTGCCGCCGACCAGGAAGCCGGAATGGCGCTGCGCCACCTCCGGCTTGCAAGGCTCGACCGACTTGCAGGGAATCGCGCGCGCCAGGTTTTTGGTCGAGACCTTGCGGTCGCCGTGCATCAGCACGATCAGCGGCCGCGCCGCTTCGTCCTGCATCACCAGGGTCTTGACGACATTGTGCTCGGGCACACCCAGTTCGCGCGAGGACACGGCCGTGCCGCCATGCTCTTCGTACTCGTAGGGATGTTCGGTAAAAGCCACGCCATGCTTGCGCAGGAACTGCGTCGCGGGTGTCTCAGAAACGTGCTCTTTCTTGGCCATGCGTGGTACGCTAAAGACGAACATAAGGGGTTTCTATTATGCAGCAAGAAATTCGCTTTGCCACCTTCAACACCTTCAACCTGGCCCCGCCAGGCATGCGCTGCTACGAGAACCTCGCCCCCTGCACGCCGGAGGAGTACGAGGCCAAGCTGGACTGGACCGCGCACCAGATCGATCTGCTCAATGCTGACGTGATCGGTTTCCAGGAAATCTTTTCGCAGGCTACCTTGCGGGAAGTGCTGTCGCGCACCCGCCGCTTTCGCGAAGCGGTCCACCTGGGCTTCGATCCCGACCCGGAAGCGCCGCGCCTGACCCCGAGCGTGGCCCTGGTCTCGCGCCTGCCCGTGCGCAGCCATCCGCGCGCCATCAGCATGTTCCCGGACAAGGTGGCGATGCCGCCGGGCAGCCGCGACCCGGACCGTTTCACGCGCGCGCCGCTGCATGCCGAGGTCGAACTGGCGCCCGGCATCGTCATCGACGTGATCGTCGTGCACCTGAAATCGCGCCGCCCCGACTACCGCAGCAGCGACACCGGCGAAGACCCGAACCTGTACGCCCTCGCCTGCCTGCGCTCGCTGATCCGGCGCGGCACCGAGGCCACCGCCCTGCGCGTGCTGCTCACCGACATGGCGCGCGACAAGGGGCGCCCGCGCATCGTGCTGGGCGACTTCAACGACGTCGCCGATTCGGTGACCACCGAGATCGTGCTCGGCGAGGGCGCGCCGCTGGCCGAGCGCATGTTCGACGCGGCCCGCCTGCATATGCACCAGGACAACCTGCGCAGCGTCGGCTTCTCGATCGTGCACGAAAGCCGGCACTCGACCATCGACCACATCCTGGTGTCGCAGGAATTCAATCCGGTGCTGCCGAACGCGATCGGCGAGGTGGTCGACGTGGTGTACCTGAACGACCACCTGAACCTGGGGTTGCCGGAAGCCTCGGACCATGGGCAGGTGCTGGCGCGCATCCGCCTGTATCCGCAGGCCGGGCAGCCGGAGGGCGGCGTGGATTGATCAAAGCGCGCTGCAGGCAAGCGCGGCGCTTCGCTTTTGTAAGGTGGGCGGCTCTACCGCTCACGCCGGTAATCTTGCGCCATGCCGGCCGCCCACGCGTTCAACGCCGGCATGAACAGACGATCGGTCTATGCATGGACGGTCTGCACGCGTGGGCGGCGGATATGGCGCGGCATAGTTCGTTTCAGGTGTAGCCCCACCCTGCGAACATCTCAGTTCAGCGGGCTCAGCGCACCGCCGGATTGAAATCCGGCCGGCTGCTCGCCCCCGCGGCATAAAACCCCTGGTACTCGTCGCAGCCGTGCTGGCGCAGGAAGCGCAATTGCTCCTCGGTCTCGACGCCTCCGGCCACCACGCGCAGGCGCAGGCTGCGCGCCACCGCGATGATCGCCGGAATCAGGGCTGCGTCCGCCGGATCGTGCTCGATGTCGCTCACGAAGCTGCGGTCGATCTTCAGCTTCGACAGCGGGAAGCGGCGCAGCGACGACAGGCTGGACAGCCCGGTGCCGAACCGGTCGATGGTCAGCTGCACCCCGCGTTCGCGCAGCGACTTCACGGTGTCGTCGAGCACATGGTCGCCGCGCATGATGGCGCCCTCGGTGATTTCCAGGTCGAGCCAGGCCGGCGCCAGGCCGGACTGCGCCAGCGCGGAATCGACCGTCTCGAGCAGGCGGCCGTGCAGGAACTGGATGTCGGACAGGTTCACCGCCACCGTTACCGCATGGCCGGCGTCGCGCCAGGCGCGCGCCCGGGTGCAGGCCTCGACCAGCACCCACTCGCCGATCGGCACAATCAGGCCGCACTCTTCGGCCACCGGCAGGAACTCGTGCGGCAGCAGCAGCCCGCGCTCCGGATGGCGCCAGCGGATCAAGGCTTCCATGCCGATCACCTTGCCGGATCCGACCTCGAGCTCGGGCTGGTACTCGAGCACGAATTCGCGCCGTTCGAGCGCCTGGCGCAGGCGCTTTTCCAGTTCGCCGCGCTCCAGCACGCGCGCATTCATCTCGGGGCTGAAGAAGCGGAAGCTGCTGCCGCCGTGCTGCTTGGCGTGGTACATCGCCACGTCGGCATGGTGCATCAGGGTGTCGACGTCGCCGCCGTCGGTGGGACAGATGGCGATGCCGATCGAGGCCGACAGCGTCAGCTGCTGCCCCGCCGCCTCGATGGGACGGGAGACCGCCCCCATCACGGCATGGGCGACGTGCGCGGCCTGGTCGACCCCGCCGATATCGGCCAGCAGCATCACGAACTCGTCGCCGCCCAGGCGGCTGATGGTGTCGACCCGGCGCACGCAGCCGCGCAGGCGCGCGGCGACTTCGCGCAGCACCGCGTCGCCGGTCTGGTGGCCGTTGTTGTCGTTGATGGCCTTGAAACGGTCGAGGTCGAGGAACAGGACCGCGAAACTGTCGCGCTGGCGGCGCCAGGTGGCCAGCGCCTGGTGCATGCGGTCGAGGAACAGGGCGCGGTTGGGCAGGCCGGTGAGGACGTCGTGCTCGGCCTGGTGGCGCACCTGCGCTTCGGCGCGCTTGCGTTCGCTGATGTCGGACAGCGTCGCCATATAGCTGCTGGCGGCGCCATGCGGGTCGCGGATGGTGGTGAGCGCCACCCAGGCGGTGTAGTGCTCGCCGTTCTTGCGCACCGCGGGTAGCTCGCCCTGCCAGCGGTCCTGGCCGTCGAGCTGGGACCAGATGGTGTCGTAGAAGCCGCCGCCGCCGTCCTCCTTGTCCTTGTCCTCGCCCCAAGGCAGGCTGGCGAGCGTGGAACCGATGATGTCGGCGGCGTCGAAACCGGTGATGGCGGTGAAGGCCTGGTTGACCGCCTGCACCCGGTATTCGGCGTCCATGACGATGATGGCTTCGTGCGCGTTCTCGAACACCCGCGCCGCCTGGCTCAGGTTGTCTTCGACCTGCTTGCGCGCGGTGATGTCCACTTCCATGCAGAACACCTGCTGCGTGTGGCCGTCGCGCTTGACCGGGAA from Massilia varians encodes:
- a CDS encoding 3-deoxy-7-phosphoheptulonate synthase, whose amino-acid sequence is MINTPAIENTNVSSFGQMPTPTELHATLPLSDKAFATVMAGRETLRNILDRKDKRLFVVVGPCSIHDPEAGLDYARRLKALQADVADTMVLVMRVYFEKPRTTTGWKGYINDPFMDDSFRVDVGMERARRFLLDVCELGLPTATEALDPISPQYLGDLIAWTAIGARTTESQTHREMSSGLSTPVGFKNGTDGDVSIAINAVLSSANPHAFLGINGQGTVSIVRTSGNAYGHVVLRGGGGRPNYDSVSVAIAEQALNKAGLPANLVVDCSHANSYKKPELQPLVMSDVIQQIRHGNRSLVGVMIESNIVSGSQAIPEDLTQLKYGCSVTDGCIGWEETEAMLRSAHKELLQRP
- a CDS encoding DUF4402 domain-containing protein, with the protein product MSITAPVNLSFGSFAAGATGGTVTLTPGGARTAGGGVTLAGGTAGAARFDVSGSASLTYSIAFSGAATLSDGSNTMAFIRIGDTSASAITSDDVATGTLSSGGAQSIFVGGVLTVSANQPAGTYAGSVTATVEYN
- a CDS encoding endonuclease/exonuclease/phosphatase family protein, producing MQQEIRFATFNTFNLAPPGMRCYENLAPCTPEEYEAKLDWTAHQIDLLNADVIGFQEIFSQATLREVLSRTRRFREAVHLGFDPDPEAPRLTPSVALVSRLPVRSHPRAISMFPDKVAMPPGSRDPDRFTRAPLHAEVELAPGIVIDVIVVHLKSRRPDYRSSDTGEDPNLYALACLRSLIRRGTEATALRVLLTDMARDKGRPRIVLGDFNDVADSVTTEIVLGEGAPLAERMFDAARLHMHQDNLRSVGFSIVHESRHSTIDHILVSQEFNPVLPNAIGEVVDVVYLNDHLNLGLPEASDHGQVLARIRLYPQAGQPEGGVD
- a CDS encoding DsbA family oxidoreductase, producing MSKQLRIDFVSDVSCPWCAIGLSSLELALARVKGEIAADMHFQPFELNPNMGPDGQDIVEHITEKYGATAEQQASSREMIRQRGADVGFSFDMERRGRIYNTFDAHRLLSWAEEEGRQRDLKMGLFEAYFSHCQDPSCHDVLLDVVERVGLDRERAKRILESDEYAEEVREREQFFQRAGIHSVPAIIINQRHLISGGQPPEVFEQALREIAARGDAPAQ
- the plsY gene encoding glycerol-3-phosphate 1-O-acyltransferase PlsY; its protein translation is MNTLIATIAAYLIGSISFAVVMSRAFGLSDPRTYGSKNPGATNVLRSGSKKAAIATLVGDAAKGWLAVWLAVKFGPQYGLDDGGIALVAIAVFLGHLWPVFFKFVGGKGVATALGVLLGINVWLGLATLATWLIVAYAFRYSSLAALIASIFAPFYYGLLFGADEILFAVAAMSLLLLWRHSSNIGNLMAGKESKIGSKAKGAARK
- a CDS encoding putative bifunctional diguanylate cyclase/phosphodiesterase gives rise to the protein MSEQARDPTGWPSGPRGLDLPADPVRHVQEQLQAVPAPHPAAGALPEAAELDGPGRQALDWLYRFVTAIELAPAVAVHSRDGAGIVRFWNHACAQLFGIPASHALGKPFRDLVSHLDQQHEFDNTIAAIWRDGAAPAPRDWRVESAAGRRLWLHSNHFPVKRDGHTQQVFCMEVDITARKQVEDNLSQAARVFENAHEAIIVMDAEYRVQAVNQAFTAITGFDAADIIGSTLASLPWGEDKDKEDGGGGFYDTIWSQLDGQDRWQGELPAVRKNGEHYTAWVALTTIRDPHGAASSYMATLSDISERKRAEAQVRHQAEHDVLTGLPNRALFLDRMHQALATWRRQRDSFAVLFLDLDRFKAINDNNGHQTGDAVLREVAARLRGCVRRVDTISRLGGDEFVMLLADIGGVDQAAHVAHAVMGAVSRPIEAAGQQLTLSASIGIAICPTDGGDVDTLMHHADVAMYHAKQHGGSSFRFFSPEMNARVLERGELEKRLRQALERREFVLEYQPELEVGSGKVIGMEALIRWRHPERGLLLPHEFLPVAEECGLIVPIGEWVLVEACTRARAWRDAGHAVTVAVNLSDIQFLHGRLLETVDSALAQSGLAPAWLDLEITEGAIMRGDHVLDDTVKSLRERGVQLTIDRFGTGLSSLSSLRRFPLSKLKIDRSFVSDIEHDPADAALIPAIIAVARSLRLRVVAGGVETEEQLRFLRQHGCDEYQGFYAAGASSRPDFNPAVR
- a CDS encoding aminoacyl-tRNA deacylase — its product is MAKKEHVSETPATQFLRKHGVAFTEHPYEYEEHGGTAVSSRELGVPEHNVVKTLVMQDEAARPLIVLMHGDRKVSTKNLARAIPCKSVEPCKPEVAQRHSGFLVGGTSPFGIRKAMPVYVEESILALDKIYINGGRRGYLVGIAPGVLTTTLGAKPVQCALAE
- a CDS encoding DUF4402 domain-containing protein; the protein is MPVRHYRFPRPAGTKVLAALAGLCAIAGVHAQQIVLNNTRGLDFGRFVAGTGGTITVSPAGVRSRTGGVVLLNSPSTGQAGFTVGRSSNGGSNKAVVISVPANGSIRLSSGTNSMAVNNFVNNPTNILSVPTGGTTLSIGATLTVAPNQPAGTYSGSFPLTVNFQ
- the tsaD gene encoding tRNA (adenosine(37)-N6)-threonylcarbamoyltransferase complex transferase subunit TsaD; the protein is MIVLGVESSCDETGLALYDTERGLLSHALHSQVAMHEEYGGVVPELASRDHIRRALPLLEEVLKRADLSAPRIDAIAYTQGPGLAGALLVGSSLACSLALALDKPVLGVHHLEGHLLSPLLASERPEFPFIALLVSGGHTQLMRVDGVGRYTLLGETLDDAAGEAFDKSAKLLGLGYPGGPAISRLAEFGDPLAYTLPRPMLHSKDFNFSFSGLKTAVLTVVKNHEEKVVANICEQDKANIARGFVDAIVEVLTAKCVNALKHTGLKRLVIAGGVGANRQLRESLNAAAAKRKFRVYYPELEFCTDNGAMIAFAGAMRLERNPDLAQRDYAFNVRPRWPLDELEAA
- the ybiB gene encoding DNA-binding protein YbiB, coding for MDKNIDRFAAAPFIKEIGRGVKGARSMSREDARALYAAMLEGRVSDLELGAILLAMRIKGESVEELAGFMDAAESAFAPLPSPPGDHAPVLIPSYNGARKLANLTPLLALLLAREGVPTLVHGVRKDPGRITTSEILLELGLAEAGSSADILDAFASRRPAFIPIENLAPSLAHMLSLRRILGVRNSTHTLVKILQPFEGPALRLVSYTHPEYLETLGAYFTTAAPPERGDAFLMRGTEGETVANPHRAPRIDWFHGGQRSLLVERDAPTDQLAEVPEARDAATTAAWIAAALRGEVPVPPPVAAQVAHCVEVARALRR
- a CDS encoding endonuclease/exonuclease/phosphatase family protein yields the protein MRVVSWNIRWGCGKDGRIRIHAIIDVLRRLNPDVVCLQEVAANHSELEGSATANQFKQLGGAFGGYHAMEHAPSELYKNNSPRLFGNLILSRYRISQVHRHLLPWPADPENPAGMPRGLMETVIDAPSGKLRLMTTHLEYYSALQRRAQVQRIRELHAEASARARIFQPDPSLDAPFRLGFRPASSILCGDFNFTPDSSDYQAMLAPIDGAPAFVDAWRVAHGGVARAPTTGLHGYPWPDKPDCYDYFFVTDDLAPRVVTVDVQSETAASDHQPVVLDLK